Proteins found in one Lepeophtheirus salmonis chromosome 9, UVic_Lsal_1.4, whole genome shotgun sequence genomic segment:
- the LOC121124477 gene encoding peroxiredoxin-like 2A isoform X1: MNITGLDKFYQLESKVGHINTNMFSLTWFIGGAVTAFLVYCNLPPKWILPLKNASLNYLKDIQLRKLTDSLYGKKGTVVKAEDLWAKKGAVIMVVRRPGCILCREEALEFMKIKSDLSALDIPLVGIVHEEEGAEEFARSFFTNSDVYFDIDKKFFGPKERRIMLTGLLNFRFILKTFGAWRKGVSGNLEGDGSLLGGTFVMGPGSKGVLYEHRETYFGDHVNMEDILSIARSLKKTQ, translated from the exons ATGAACATAACAGGCCTAGATAAGTTTTATCAGTTA GAATCGAAAGTGGGacatataaatactaatatgtTTAGTTTAACTTGGTTTATTGGAGGAGCCGTCACAGCTTTTCTAGTGTATTGCAATTTACCTCCAAAATGGATATTACCACTTAAAAATGCATCCCTCAATTACCTCAAAGATATTCAACTTCGCAAACTTACAGATAGCTTGTATGGAAAAAAAGGGACTGTAGTAAAAGCGGAGGACTTGTGGGCAAAAAAAGGAGCCGTAATAATGGTAGTTCGAAGACCAG GTTGCATACTTTGTCGAGAGGAAGCTTTGGAATTCATGAAGATTAAGTCAGATCTTTCAGCGTTAGACATACCACTAGTAGGGATTGTTCATGAAGAAGAAGGTGCTGAAGAATTTGCTCGTAGTTTTTTCACAAACTCAGACGTCTACtttgatattgataaaaaattctttGGCCCCAAAGAGCGAAGAATTATGCTGACTGGATTACTCAATTTTAGATTCATCTTAAAAACATTTGGCGCCTGGAGAAAGGGTGTATCTGGTAACTTGGAAGGAGATGGATCCCTTCTTGGTGGCACTTTTGTAATGGGGCCTGGTAGTAAGGGTGTTTTGTATGAACATAGAGAAACTTACTTTGGAGATCATGTCAACATGGAAGATATTCTATCTATTGCTCGATCCCTAAAGAAAACTcagtaa
- the LOC121124477 gene encoding peroxiredoxin-like 2A isoform X2 yields MFSLTWFIGGAVTAFLVYCNLPPKWILPLKNASLNYLKDIQLRKLTDSLYGKKGTVVKAEDLWAKKGAVIMVVRRPGCILCREEALEFMKIKSDLSALDIPLVGIVHEEEGAEEFARSFFTNSDVYFDIDKKFFGPKERRIMLTGLLNFRFILKTFGAWRKGVSGNLEGDGSLLGGTFVMGPGSKGVLYEHRETYFGDHVNMEDILSIARSLKKTQ; encoded by the exons atgtTTAGTTTAACTTGGTTTATTGGAGGAGCCGTCACAGCTTTTCTAGTGTATTGCAATTTACCTCCAAAATGGATATTACCACTTAAAAATGCATCCCTCAATTACCTCAAAGATATTCAACTTCGCAAACTTACAGATAGCTTGTATGGAAAAAAAGGGACTGTAGTAAAAGCGGAGGACTTGTGGGCAAAAAAAGGAGCCGTAATAATGGTAGTTCGAAGACCAG GTTGCATACTTTGTCGAGAGGAAGCTTTGGAATTCATGAAGATTAAGTCAGATCTTTCAGCGTTAGACATACCACTAGTAGGGATTGTTCATGAAGAAGAAGGTGCTGAAGAATTTGCTCGTAGTTTTTTCACAAACTCAGACGTCTACtttgatattgataaaaaattctttGGCCCCAAAGAGCGAAGAATTATGCTGACTGGATTACTCAATTTTAGATTCATCTTAAAAACATTTGGCGCCTGGAGAAAGGGTGTATCTGGTAACTTGGAAGGAGATGGATCCCTTCTTGGTGGCACTTTTGTAATGGGGCCTGGTAGTAAGGGTGTTTTGTATGAACATAGAGAAACTTACTTTGGAGATCATGTCAACATGGAAGATATTCTATCTATTGCTCGATCCCTAAAGAAAACTcagtaa